Below is a window of Escherichia coli DSM 30083 = JCM 1649 = ATCC 11775 DNA.
TCGGGTGTGCGGTACGCCGATTGTGGCGACTAAACATGCGCAGCGGGCAACGTTTTATTGTCGGCAGTGCCAGAAGTAATTGATGCGCGCCGGATGGCATACCATCCGGCATAAACTCTACGCTAACTTCGCCATCAGCGCCTGATGGACATTCTCCGGCAGGAAATGGGTGACATCGCCCTGATGGCGCGCCACCTCTTTCACCAACGATGAAGAGATAAACGACCACTCTTTCGACGGCATCAGAAACACACTTTCCAGCTCCGGCATTAAGTGGCGATTCATATGCGCCAGCTGCATTTCATATTCAAAATCCGCCACCGCACGCAGGCCACGAATCAGCACCGTAGCGTGTTGATTACGGGCGAAGTTCGCCATCAAATCACTAAACCCGACCACTTCCACGTTCCCCAGATGTGCGGTTGCCTGCTGTGCCAGTTCCACACGCTCTTCAAGGGTAAACATCGGTTTTTTACTGGGACTAGCGGCAATCGCCAGAATAACGTGATCGAACATCTGCGTGGCGCGCGTCACGATATCGATATGACCATTGGTAATGGGATCGAAAGTACCCGGATAAATCGCCCGTTTTTGCATAACAACCTCAATGCGTTTTCGGTGGCAGGTAAGGTTCCAGCAGTTGAAGCAGACGCTGTAGCGCGCCCTGGTTTTGATACAGCACTTCAACGGCATGACGGCCATAGAAACTACGGTAATCGGCGTCGGTGAGTAAAGAGGAAACCTCTTTTGCAAGCGTAGTGGCATCGGTAACGGTAATCAGCCCGCTTGCCTGCTCCAGCCGCGCGCAAATGTCTTTAAAGTTAAACGTATGCGGCCCCATCAATACCGGAATAGCGTGTGCGGCCGCTTCCAGCGGATTATGCCCACCACGTTCAACCAGTGAACCGCCAACAAAGGCGAGATCGGCAATGCCGTACAGTAA
It encodes the following:
- the coaD gene encoding pantetheine-phosphate adenylyltransferase, translating into MQKRAIYPGTFDPITNGHIDIVTRATQMFDHVILAIAASPSKKPMFTLEERVELAQQATAHLGNVEVVGFSDLMANFARNQHATVLIRGLRAVADFEYEMQLAHMNRHLMPELESVFLMPSKEWSFISSSLVKEVARHQGDVTHFLPENVHQALMAKLA